Proteins encoded by one window of Arabidopsis thaliana chromosome 2, partial sequence:
- the PAP1 gene encoding phosphatidic acid phosphatase 1: MTIGSFFSSLLFWRNSQDQEAQRGRMQEIDLSVHTIKSHGGRVASKHKHDWIILVILIAIEIGLNLISPFYRYVGKDMMTDLKYPFKDNTVPIWSVPVYAVLLPIIVFVCFYLKRTCVYDLHHSILGLLFAVLITGVITDSIKVATGRPRPNFYWRCFPDGKELYDALGGVVCHGKAAEVKEGHKSFPSGHTSWSFAGLTFLSLYLSGKIKAFNNEGHVAKLCLVIFPLLAACLVGISRVDDYWHHWQDVFAGALIGTLVAAFCYRQFYPNPYHEEGWGPYAYFKAAQERGVPVTSSQNGDALRAMSLQMDSTSLENMESGTSTAPR, from the exons ATGACAATAGGGtcgtttttctcttctctcttattcTGGCGCAATTCTCAG GACCAGGAGGCGCAGAGAGGGAGGATGCAGGAGATAGATCTTAGTGTTCACACTATAAAGTCCCATGGAGGAAGAGTCGCTTCTAAACACAAGCACGATTGGATCATACTCGTCATCTTGATTGCCATCGAGATAGGCTTGAACCTCATCTCTCCTTTCTACCGCTACGTGGGAAAAGACATGATGACTGACCTCAAGTACCCTTTCAAGGACAACACCGTACCTATCTGGTCTGTCCCTGTGTACGCTGTGCTTCTTCCCATCATAGTGTTCGTCTGCTTCTACCTGAAGAGGACATGTGTGTACGATCTGCACCACAGCATCCTCGGGCTGCTCTTCGCCGTCTTGATAACTGGTGTCATCACTGACTCCATCAAGGTAGCCACCGGACGCCCTCGTCCTAACTTCTACTGGCGCTGCTTCCCCGACGGCAAAGAGCTGTATGATGCGTTGGGAGGTGTGGTATGCCACGGCAAGGCAGCTGAGGTCAAGGAAGGCCACAAGAGCTTCCCGAGCGGACACACTTCCTGGTCCTTTGCGGGGCTTACATTCCTTTCCCTTTACCTCTCTGGCAAAATCAAGGCCTTCAACAATGAAGGACATGTGGCGAAACTCTGCCTCGTGATCTTCCCTCTGCTTGCCGCTTGTCTTGTGGGGATATCTCGTGTGGATGACTACTGGCACCACTGGCAAGATGTCTTCGCAGGAGCTCTCATTGGCACCCTTGTAGCCGCCTTCTGCTACCGTCAGTTCTACCCCAACCCTTACCACGAAGAAGGATGGGGTCCCTACGCCTATTTCAAGGCAGCTCAAGAACGAGGAGTCCCTGTGACCTCCTCCCAAAACGGAGATGCCTTGAGGGCTATGTCTCTGCAGATGGATTCAACATCTCTCGAAAACATGGAATCTGGCACTTCCACCGCTCCCAGATGA
- the PAP1 gene encoding phosphatidic acid phosphatase 1, translating into MNCIPLLLSSKPEMSSPNPQDQEAQRGRMQEIDLSVHTIKSHGGRVASKHKHDWIILVILIAIEIGLNLISPFYRYVGKDMMTDLKYPFKDNTVPIWSVPVYAVLLPIIVFVCFYLKRTCVYDLHHSILGLLFAVLITGVITDSIKVATGRPRPNFYWRCFPDGKELYDALGGVVCHGKAAEVKEGHKSFPSGHTSWSFAGLTFLSLYLSGKIKAFNNEGHVAKLCLVIFPLLAACLVGISRVDDYWHHWQDVFAGALIGTLVAAFCYRQFYPNPYHEEGWGPYAYFKAAQERGVPVTSSQNGDALRAMSLQMDSTSLENMESGTSTAPR; encoded by the exons ATGAATTGCATTCCGTTGTTACTATCATCCAAACCGGAGATGTCAAGCCCTAACCCTCAA GACCAGGAGGCGCAGAGAGGGAGGATGCAGGAGATAGATCTTAGTGTTCACACTATAAAGTCCCATGGAGGAAGAGTCGCTTCTAAACACAAGCACGATTGGATCATACTCGTCATCTTGATTGCCATCGAGATAGGCTTGAACCTCATCTCTCCTTTCTACCGCTACGTGGGAAAAGACATGATGACTGACCTCAAGTACCCTTTCAAGGACAACACCGTACCTATCTGGTCTGTCCCTGTGTACGCTGTGCTTCTTCCCATCATAGTGTTCGTCTGCTTCTACCTGAAGAGGACATGTGTGTACGATCTGCACCACAGCATCCTCGGGCTGCTCTTCGCCGTCTTGATAACTGGTGTCATCACTGACTCCATCAAGGTAGCCACCGGACGCCCTCGTCCTAACTTCTACTGGCGCTGCTTCCCCGACGGCAAAGAGCTGTATGATGCGTTGGGAGGTGTGGTATGCCACGGCAAGGCAGCTGAGGTCAAGGAAGGCCACAAGAGCTTCCCGAGCGGACACACTTCCTGGTCCTTTGCGGGGCTTACATTCCTTTCCCTTTACCTCTCTGGCAAAATCAAGGCCTTCAACAATGAAGGACATGTGGCGAAACTCTGCCTCGTGATCTTCCCTCTGCTTGCCGCTTGTCTTGTGGGGATATCTCGTGTGGATGACTACTGGCACCACTGGCAAGATGTCTTCGCAGGAGCTCTCATTGGCACCCTTGTAGCCGCCTTCTGCTACCGTCAGTTCTACCCCAACCCTTACCACGAAGAAGGATGGGGTCCCTACGCCTATTTCAAGGCAGCTCAAGAACGAGGAGTCCCTGTGACCTCCTCCCAAAACGGAGATGCCTTGAGGGCTATGTCTCTGCAGATGGATTCAACATCTCTCGAAAACATGGAATCTGGCACTTCCACCGCTCCCAGATGA
- the PAP1 gene encoding phosphatidic acid phosphatase 1 — MSSPNPQDQEAQRGRMQEIDLSVHTIKSHGGRVASKHKHDWIILVILIAIEIGLNLISPFYRYVGKDMMTDLKYPFKDNTVPIWSVPVYAVLLPIIVFVCFYLKRTCVYDLHHSILGLLFAVLITGVITDSIKVATGRPRPNFYWRCFPDGKELYDALGGVVCHGKAAEVKEGHKSFPSGHTSWSFAGLTFLSLYLSGKIKAFNNEGHVAKLCLVIFPLLAACLVGISRVDDYWHHWQDVFAGALIGTLVAAFCYRQFYPNPYHEEGWGPYAYFKAAQERGVPVTSSQNGDALRAMSLQMDSTSLENMESGTSTAPR, encoded by the exons ATGTCAAGCCCTAACCCTCAA GACCAGGAGGCGCAGAGAGGGAGGATGCAGGAGATAGATCTTAGTGTTCACACTATAAAGTCCCATGGAGGAAGAGTCGCTTCTAAACACAAGCACGATTGGATCATACTCGTCATCTTGATTGCCATCGAGATAGGCTTGAACCTCATCTCTCCTTTCTACCGCTACGTGGGAAAAGACATGATGACTGACCTCAAGTACCCTTTCAAGGACAACACCGTACCTATCTGGTCTGTCCCTGTGTACGCTGTGCTTCTTCCCATCATAGTGTTCGTCTGCTTCTACCTGAAGAGGACATGTGTGTACGATCTGCACCACAGCATCCTCGGGCTGCTCTTCGCCGTCTTGATAACTGGTGTCATCACTGACTCCATCAAGGTAGCCACCGGACGCCCTCGTCCTAACTTCTACTGGCGCTGCTTCCCCGACGGCAAAGAGCTGTATGATGCGTTGGGAGGTGTGGTATGCCACGGCAAGGCAGCTGAGGTCAAGGAAGGCCACAAGAGCTTCCCGAGCGGACACACTTCCTGGTCCTTTGCGGGGCTTACATTCCTTTCCCTTTACCTCTCTGGCAAAATCAAGGCCTTCAACAATGAAGGACATGTGGCGAAACTCTGCCTCGTGATCTTCCCTCTGCTTGCCGCTTGTCTTGTGGGGATATCTCGTGTGGATGACTACTGGCACCACTGGCAAGATGTCTTCGCAGGAGCTCTCATTGGCACCCTTGTAGCCGCCTTCTGCTACCGTCAGTTCTACCCCAACCCTTACCACGAAGAAGGATGGGGTCCCTACGCCTATTTCAAGGCAGCTCAAGAACGAGGAGTCCCTGTGACCTCCTCCCAAAACGGAGATGCCTTGAGGGCTATGTCTCTGCAGATGGATTCAACATCTCTCGAAAACATGGAATCTGGCACTTCCACCGCTCCCAGATGA
- the PAP1 gene encoding phosphatidic acid phosphatase 1 produces MQEIDLSVHTIKSHGGRVASKHKHDWIILVILIAIEIGLNLISPFYRYVGKDMMTDLKYPFKDNTVPIWSVPVYAVLLPIIVFVCFYLKRTCVYDLHHSILGLLFAVLITGVITDSIKVATGRPRPNFYWRCFPDGKELYDALGGVVCHGKAAEVKEGHKSFPSGHTSWSFAGLTFLSLYLSGKIKAFNNEGHVAKLCLVIFPLLAACLVGISRVDDYWHHWQDVFAGALIGTLVAAFCYRQFYPNPYHEEGWGPYAYFKAAQERGVPVTSSQNGDALRAMSLQMDSTSLENMESGTSTAPR; encoded by the coding sequence ATGCAGGAGATAGATCTTAGTGTTCACACTATAAAGTCCCATGGAGGAAGAGTCGCTTCTAAACACAAGCACGATTGGATCATACTCGTCATCTTGATTGCCATCGAGATAGGCTTGAACCTCATCTCTCCTTTCTACCGCTACGTGGGAAAAGACATGATGACTGACCTCAAGTACCCTTTCAAGGACAACACCGTACCTATCTGGTCTGTCCCTGTGTACGCTGTGCTTCTTCCCATCATAGTGTTCGTCTGCTTCTACCTGAAGAGGACATGTGTGTACGATCTGCACCACAGCATCCTCGGGCTGCTCTTCGCCGTCTTGATAACTGGTGTCATCACTGACTCCATCAAGGTAGCCACCGGACGCCCTCGTCCTAACTTCTACTGGCGCTGCTTCCCCGACGGCAAAGAGCTGTATGATGCGTTGGGAGGTGTGGTATGCCACGGCAAGGCAGCTGAGGTCAAGGAAGGCCACAAGAGCTTCCCGAGCGGACACACTTCCTGGTCCTTTGCGGGGCTTACATTCCTTTCCCTTTACCTCTCTGGCAAAATCAAGGCCTTCAACAATGAAGGACATGTGGCGAAACTCTGCCTCGTGATCTTCCCTCTGCTTGCCGCTTGTCTTGTGGGGATATCTCGTGTGGATGACTACTGGCACCACTGGCAAGATGTCTTCGCAGGAGCTCTCATTGGCACCCTTGTAGCCGCCTTCTGCTACCGTCAGTTCTACCCCAACCCTTACCACGAAGAAGGATGGGGTCCCTACGCCTATTTCAAGGCAGCTCAAGAACGAGGAGTCCCTGTGACCTCCTCCCAAAACGGAGATGCCTTGAGGGCTATGTCTCTGCAGATGGATTCAACATCTCTCGAAAACATGGAATCTGGCACTTCCACCGCTCCCAGATGA
- a CDS encoding uncharacterized protein (unknown protein; FUNCTIONS IN: molecular_function unknown; INVOLVED IN: biological_process unknown; LOCATED IN: endomembrane system; Has 35333 Blast hits to 34131 proteins in 2444 species: Archae - 798; Bacteria - 22429; Metazoa - 974; Fungi - 991; Plants - 531; Viruses - 0; Other Eukaryotes - 9610 (source: NCBI BLink).), producing the protein MLWRLRGLFKLYGHLGFLVLWLLVQPLLDQPVITWFIMSLIIHLLFGLLVPFFKEGKYLASA; encoded by the coding sequence ATGTTATGGAGGTTAAGAGGACTCTTCAAGCTTTATGGGCACTTGGGTTTCTTGGTTCTTTGGCTACTTGTGCAGCCCTTGCTAGACCAGCCGGTGATAACTTGGTTCATTATGTCGTTGATCATCCATCTGCTGTTTGGTTTGTTGGTCCCCTTTTTCAAAGAAGGTAAATATCTTGCTTCTGCATAA